gtaagtatgtagtgtttggtttttttacgtttacgctggtaaccagggtaaacatcgggttactaagcgcggccctgcgcttagtaacccgatgtttatcctggttacccggggacttcggcatcgttggtcgctggagagctgtctgtgtgacagttctccagcgaccacacagcgacgctgcagcgatcgggatcgttgtctggatcgctgcagcattgctaaatgtgacggtaccttaaggtaaacaggcggtgagtgactgggctactctgctgactagcagacactgaaactttggagcagacctctgaatcccaggccatcgtGTAACCCAGCCGTGGTACCACAGATGAGTGCTTCATGCCCAGCTACCACACTGTGCCACGTTACACTAGATCACCATTCTCACTTTACCCAAGGTCTCTCCTTCATGGTAGGATTTGGCATCTTCCAATACATCTCTGGCACTATTCACGGTCTTGTATGTAATTGTTTTATGGTCAAAAGCAGTgtgccaccaacaggtcacgttctttttaggatttccttagtattacaattAGCCGTGTATCACCTACAGAGGCAATCATTCCATCACATGTGCAGTACTAAGAAAATCCAAAAAAACCATGtcttggctcttgaggactggagttgggcatCACTGGTCTAGAGGGTACTGGTTCTCCTTGTGGTGACCACCAGCTGTCTTGAAGAGAGCTATAGGTTTGGCATTGATATCGGGGGGGAAAAGATCAGGCAAATTAGGTCTTCACCAAATGGAAGCAAACTGGCTCTCTAGCATCACTTACTGGAGCGAACTACATTATAAGTTAATGACCAAGGCTTGCACGAGACTCCCGAAAAGTCACCCATGCGTGGACAGTTGTTTGGGGTTTTTCCTTCTTGGTAGTGCAGGTTGGAGTACTGTTTTGCTTGGTAATAAGCCTTTGGTGGAGGCCGGGAGGAGCAGGGTCTCTCCTTGTAGAATCGCTAGGTTGGCATTGGGAGACTTGTAGATCAAGCgatgttctctggaaaaaagtacaAACATTGCTGTGATCCTTGCCTAGAGGGTCAGATCTGTCTCAAATTGGACTTGGCTATCCACAAACTCTAATATGGGAGAACCTCATACCTGCTGTCTACAGATGGTTGTCTCTTGCTTTTGGACAAGACTCTGGTTTGTCTGAGTCTTCTTAATCCTGCGCCAAAGCTCATTAAAGCGTCAAACCCTGATTTATTGGGACACTGCTCTACAGTTGAGGACACTGGAGATGTCTTTCTTCCTCTTGGAGGTGAGATGATTTGCATATGTGATTGTCCTAtggcacgatggaagctatggcctTCTTACAGGGATATAGACCACTCTCCTCTCTGCAGTGTGGCTTATGATGACCCATGTTCTTCTCTTTGCAGAATAATCAGGTGCTCGGCATTGGAAGCGGCTCCACCATTGTCCACGCGGTGACTCGGTTAGGTGCGTTGTTGCCCCTTGCGTGATTCCATCTCCGAATCATTAATCTCTGCCCTGGTAGATGCACCTCACATCTGCAAGATGTATTAAAGAATAACAAAACTTTTATTAATTAATATTTGTACTCCATTACTTTATTTTGCTTCCTGTTTCCAAAGAGAATCTGGCAGTaggattaacccccccccccctaagCCATGTACAAGGGCATGTAGGTCACAGGGAGCTGAATAATGTGATACCTCGATATCTGTGGTCCAATGTCTTATTAagaaaaatatgaatttttttggAATATGTAACTGAGTtgctaagatctatgggcaggacatagatctccccaagaatctgcctccagagattttaAATGGAagggtgtgagacatgtaataactgacagtAATAATCTGACTCGGCAGAACTgatctttgtctcattacaaacacctctACTGCTACGCTTGTcctctcctaaaggtaccgtcacatttagcgacgctgcagcgatccagacaacgatcccgatcgctgcagcgtcgctgtgtggtcaccggagagctgtcacacagacaactctccagcgaccaacgatgccgtagtcccctagtaaccagggtaaacatcgggttactaagcgcagggacgcgcttagtaacccgatgtttaccctggttaccagcgtaaacgtaaaaaaaaaaaaaacactacttacattccggcgtctgtcctctccggcgctctgcttctctgcactaagcgccgtccggaaagcagagcacagcggtgacgtcaccgctgtgctctgctttccggccgctgcgcttacacagtgcagagaagcagagcgccggagaggacagacaccggaatgtaagtatgtagtgtatgtttttttttacgtttacgctggtaaccagggtaaacatcgggttactaagcgtggccctgcgcttagtaacccgatgtttaccctggttaccagtgaagacatcgctgaatcggcgtcacacaagccgattcagcgatgtctgtgggagatccagcgacgaaataaagttctgaactttctgcgccgaccaacgacatcacagcagtatcctgatcgctgctgcctgtcaaactgaacgatatcgctagccaggacgctgcaacgtcacggatcgctagcaatatcgttcagtgtgaaggtacctttaaagcttTCAGCTCTGCTGTGAAAGTAGGGGCAGTACAGCTGAACTTTGTCTtattacaaacacatctgcagtTGTAGTTCTCTTCTAATAGTGCGGTCGGCTCTGCTGGACTGCACTTCTCCCGATTTTGGTTGCCTTTTGAAATGAAAGCTAAAGTAGTGTTGTAGTTCTGCAGCTGAGTTGACAGCAGAAGAGAAAAAGTGGAGCCacagatgtgtttgtaatgagactcaGTTCAGTTCTGCTGTACTGTCAGATCGGATTTATGGTGATAGTTGTAATCGCACacaactctgcagtgagatcaggaaaaagcagactgtcagccattacatgtctcacactaaaaacccctttcatttaaaatgatCTCTGTAGGCAGATTCTTGGGAAGATCTATGttccgcccatagatcttaacaactgATTTACgtataagaaaaatatggatttcttttgaataagacattggatcgcagatatcaaggtatcgttttattcagcttcctgtgtcctacatgctcatatagatggcttagaaggGTAGATCCTGCTGACAGATGTTCTTTGAGCTTGATGAATTTGGGGAATGCTGCCACTTTTGTCACATTTTCATTTTAAGCTTTGTTTTATTGGAAAGTTCTGGAAAAAGAGACTAAAAACCCGTAACTGTTCTCTATGCTGTCGGGATCCTTCCTTCAGCACCACCCATGTCCTCAGGCTGTCTGTGGTATTGCACTAAGCCCCATGTACTTTTATACTGGAATACCAGGTGCAGCCCGTGGACAGGTTTGCTCTGTTTTCAAGGTAATAGCAGCCCTGCTTTACATCTTTTAAAGGATGTCTTCTAAACCTTTGCTGTATTTATTTTTGCCTCTTAGCTGAGCGGGTGAAAAATGAAAACCTCCATGTGTCCTGTGTCCCGACGTCCTTCCAGGTGAGCACTGCCAGGATTTCCACTCCATAAAGGAACACTCAGCTTAGACAATTCACACACACAAATCCCAGCACTTCCTTTCTTAACCCTTTACGACTGTATGATGCACCATTGTCATGGTGAGTGGAGCGGGCTCAGGTGCTGGGCTCGCACCGTTCCAGGCCTGTATCATGCAGCCGACATCTGCATGTAGCAGCAGCGATCAGTCGAGCTACGATCCCTGCTGTTAACTGTTTGGATGCTGCtgactttttgaatttttttttttttctttattaataggCGCGGCAGCTGATCCTGCAAAATGGATTAACCCTAACTGACCTGGAGAGACACCCAGAGGTATGACTGGAACTGAGACCAAATGAAACCATCTAGATGAGTACAGAAGCACTTGCATGGCAATCAAAGCCCCTCCAGGAAAAATTTCCCAATTTTGGTACAATTTACGGACAAGTAGCCTCCATATGGGGTAAGGGGGGGAAGCTTGCAGCATGAAATATATATTGGCTAGATATTttctgtgagctccccctagtggtggctgcaggtagccaAAATTTTATGATTTTAAGTATTAGAGGTGTTTTGTAAGAACCAAAGGATTCATAGCTCTGTAGTAATCCCTGAAATCCAGCTTCTTATGAACAGAATGGCTTTTAGGAGCGAAAACTGTCCGTATTTTTCCGTATTGCTTTATTTTCTATCCGCTGCAGCAGGTGTTCATTCTGTGTCTTCCATACAGCTTGATGTGGCCATTGATGGTGCCGACGAAGTGGATTCTGAACTCAACCTCATCAAAGGAGGCGGGTAAAGTGCTTTCCTGCTTATACAAATATTGTGaacgtggttttttttttaatttccttggGTGCATGGAGTCCTAGGTTCCCAGTAAGGGGGGGATCACCTCTCCTCCGCTCTCATTATATATCGGCAGGATTTACCCCTATTAGCTAACAACAGCGcaggtggagatttttttttctctctgcataTGAGAAtcagatgacactcagatcaaactctcATCAGAATAATCAGTCAGATTTTTCTcctacacaaaaaaaaaatcagacgtctgaatgaggccttacagatGGCAGCTACTAACCCATCGGCTCCCCGCGATCCCGTTGCAGGGTGCCAATGGTGTACTTATGGGAAAACTAATAATGCAGCGCAAGCTGACAAAATTCTGTTAGTGATtgaaagcggcatttaaatggttaaacagtgACTGACCCCAACTCCGGTTGCTTGTGTTAGAGGCAGGTGCCGGCTGTATAGCGCGCATGGAGCCGGATCAGATGTACAGTTACACCTTTTGCTTGGGAAGGTGTTAATATCTGTGTCACATAGCGTAATTATCTGCACTACTCCAAGAGGTGTGCAGCAGCTCCCTCTGCCGGTATCCAGCCCGCAGGGCTGTGATTAATGTCCCAGCCCCGCAGATTCCTGGTGTTTTTTACTTCTGAAGATCTTTTCTCTTCTGTTCTCAGGGGATGTTTGGCGCAGGAGAAGATCGTGGCTGGTTGTGCCAAGTCCTTTATAGTCATTGCTGACTACAGGTGAGAAAATCCTAAGGGCAGATGTTTATTCTGACCTCTAGGGGGCGCCTGCTGATATCTCTTAACACCCATGCATGTTTTTACGACAGCTGTTAATGGGGTCGTCTTCTGCTCCCCAGAAATATGTTGCAGCGCCGCCATGTCGTAATGGCCGGAAGCTTTACGAAGCCTTGGCCAAAAGTTGTTTTTGAACCTCTTAGATGCTGTGATTGATACTGACCACCGCGTCTAAGGGGTTTGTAGGGACAGAGCTCCCACTGACCCCCATAAATCCCCGCAGAGGCAGTATGGTAGCTGGGGCTTTAACGAGGGTTTGTGAATATTAGTTTGTCGGACAGACTTGTTGCTTTAGAGTGTATTTCAAAGCATGGTAGATGCCGTCAAGACATTGCTGGTTCACGTTCCCTAAGGGCAGGTTCTTTCGGCCTCTCTACCGTTTTTTCCTAAGATTTGCAGCATTAAGGAACAACAACTTTGCTGTTCTGGCTTTGGCTAATGCCTCAGAATTTGCAATATGCTAAGCTGTTAAAATAAGCGACCTGATGATGATTTTGGTCTTTTCTGCTTGGAAAATGTtccatccctttttttttttttttttttttataatggaaaAACAGAAAAAAGAAGTCTAAAGTTCCCAGCCCTGCAAAGTGACCAACACATTGTCCACCATATTGGCCTGTAGTTGTTGGAGGGAGACATCTTTTCCCCCCTTTATGAATTATTGTTGTTGCCACCAGAGCTTGTGGATGGAATGAGACCCCCCATACAATGCTTCACTCAATAACTTAGTTGAGTATGGAAGTTGTGTCTCTTTGCAGGTGTCATATAAAAAAAGGGGTGAAGCCATCAGGACCTGGGCACTTATTTTTTGGGGGATGAGAGGATTTGCTGATGGGAAGGAACAGGATTTTAATCTGGTTCACTGTAAGGATGGGCAGTgggatggatttttttttctcttttattgctAGAGGGATCTGTTGGATGGGGGTCCAAATTGTAtaataaaatgtgtatttttttgggCAGGATTGTGTAAATTGctcgcagaattttttttttttttttttaattcttgatCAATTTTTTTTCTGATATATATTATGAGATCTTTGCTGTTTTTAATTCGACCAATGAAAGATATTTAGCTTTCTTTTTGTTTTGTCTGGGCCATCATAAATTAGCATTTCTCATTGTGCGCAATGTTTACATTTTGGCTGGAGATGGCGTTTAGGGAGTTGCTTGTTTGTAAATGAGGTTAGTTGGGCTAGGTGGTCACTATAAACTGTTATTATAAGGAGTTGGTAAGTTGGCAGTACTATATAATCATACAGCATGTTATACAAGAGATGATATCTACAAGGGTATAAGATCTTCAGGTGGGATCCAGAATGATGCACTTGGGTGTCAGTTTCCCAGATCTTCTCTTCTGTTTCCCCATCTTGGGGTGATTGGGAGGATTGTAGATAAGTCCTGGACGGTGGACCGGTCTCCAACCTATAAGTCTGGAAGGTCTAGTAGAGACAATATttcccgaagatcaatcttggtgcagATCTGTGGTCTTCAGTCGTTTAGAATGAAGGAGATCCCAAAAGCAAATAGCCAGGAATACAGGATTTTGCTTTCACGCAAGATGTCTGCTGATGGCTTCAGGGTCCTCATTTGTGGAGAGATGTCGTGGAATATACTGATTCGAGAGCTCTCCAAGTTCATCATCCTGCATTTCTGGACTTCTTGAGGATGTCCTCTGTTCTGACGTTTAGGAGACTGCAGATAACATCCCtcgagaggtttttttttttttttcttcttctaagtGCTCTGTGCACCCTCTTAATAGTAATTTGACCTTTAATAATGGTCTCCCAGTATGGAGATAAACAAGTTTTTAAAGTAGATGTCGGCGTTTCTGGGAGGCCTCTTATTCTGAGATTATTGTGGCGGCTTGTTTCCGATGTCTTCAAGGGCTTCGCAGGCAAAGTTAAGGTACATGTGACATTTCTGGAAGCCTTCAGTTACGGTCGAGGAGAAGCTTCTACTCTTGCTCCAATCTGATTTTACTTCTTCGTTAATCACCGAAATCTTTTTGAGTGGCTCTAGGGCTTTATTGAGTGTTCCTTAAAGGAGTGAGAGACTGGGAGGGTATGTATTCTGtcccggggcctgtggctgcaaatgtggctctgtgagatgctgaatctcttcactttacttacaattggcgacggTCGCAGGTAGCTTAACTCGGCTGCAGGCACACATGTTacgaagaatccagaagagactttgatttctttaagaattcttgttgaatgcataaacCGCAGTAGGTAaaaaaagactttcttcagacaagctgaaagcacatgtgcctctaatgaagccaagatggagactgagacacagggagaagaaggaagtgacatgacacccagcagagggagacagaagGGGCAAACTTCATGAAAAGGGAGGATGGGCAGCACGGTAGCGCAGTGGTtaacacagcagccttgcagcgctggagtcctgggttcaaatcccaccaaggacaacatctgcaaagagtttgtatgttctccccgtgtttgtgtgggtttcctccgggttctccagtttcctcccacattccaaagacatactgatagggaatttagattgtgagccccattggggacagcaatatagcgctgtggaatatgttagcgctatataaaaattaaagattattattattatttattatttcagctatgcaaaacacaggaacacatagcaacaataaacaatgaGAGACTGcgatacagcatgtaaaatgtgcaggacagtctgtaaaatgtctcattcatgggacataaccgTATCAGTGGATGAGTTTCCCTGATGCCTGTCTGTGTCTTCTTCTAAAACCACACTGGGCCTTTCAGGAGGGTCTTTATTTGAGGTAGTtttgttttgaggttttttttttgtctatttcatgtatTTATCCATATCTCCTTTGGTTAATAATGGCTTTGAGACATTCGAGGGCTCTGTTATCGGACCTCCACCTGTTTTGACCATTTGATTCAGTAGTAGTATTCACTAATCAATTCGATTGTGCCCTCAAGGTTTTACATATAGAGAATTGGAGGAGAGGAATTGTCACTGTAGCCTCAGCAGATGTTGGTCATTGTGGTCATGTTCCTTTTTGTGAAGAAGCTGCAGTTTCCACTTGGGCCAGGAGATGGCGTGCCAAGCCTTTGGATTGTACCACTTAGTCTAAAGTCCTATGCGTTTTGTATCTATTGTTTTTTGATAGACAGAGAATATACAAAGTGGTATTATTTGATATGGGTTAACCTCTTGTTTGATATTCAGGCGTAGTCTGTTATTAGTTTGGTCAAAAATGTATTTTAGtccagtagtgtttttttttttttgtttttaaattgagcatggaagtcaatgggaagacaaaagtaaaaaaaaaaaaaaaacttgtacgCTTTCTAATCCTTTCCTTTGCAATAAATGCAGTTTTCCTGCTGCAAAAAAACCCTCCAAAGACTGTGGAGGAATGTCAGTCTATACATTCACACAGGACTCAGTAACTCTTGGTGATCTTTGTATGCGACTTATTGCTCTACAGGAAGGATTCCAAGAACTTCGGGGACCAATGGAAGAAGGGGATCCCTATAGAAGTTTTCCCTATGGCTTATGTGCCGGTGACCAAGACCATTCAGCAGAAGTTTGGTGGAGCGGCCGAGCTGCGGATGGCTGTCAGTAAAGCTGTAAGTTAGTGTGGGAAGGTCgtgggttttttgtttttaaatgcctATTTCCTTAGTTTGATAGTCTGCTTTAAAGGGCTCCTGATGGGACCCCCGTGCCCTCCAACCCACCCTTTGTATATTGCTTTCTGCGCACCAGCCCTAACCAGCCCTTTATAATGCTTAACGCACAAATAGATAAAATAAAATTTCAGTCCGTTTTTAATATACTGATTTCCTTTTGATTAGTCgtctttagggttgagcgaaacgggtcgaacattttcaaaagtcgccgacttttggctaagtcggggtttcatgaaacccgatccgacccctgtgcggggtcggccatgcggtacgcgactttcgcgccaaagtcgcgtttcaatgacgcgaaaagcgccatttctcagccaatgaaggtaaacgcagagtgtgggcagcgtgatgacataggtcctggtccccaccatcttagagaagggcattgcagtgattggcttgctgtctgcgacgtcacaggggctataaagaggcgttcccgccgaccgccatcttactgctgctgatctgagcttagggagaggttgctgccgctttgtcagaagcagggatagcgttaggcagggtccattaaccacaaaaccgcttgtgctgcagcgatttgcactgtccaacaccaccctcggtgtgcagggacagtggaagttattttttttttttttttcccctcagcgctgtagctcattgggctgccctagaaggctccctgatagctgcattgctgtgtgtacgccgctgtgcaaaccaactgcttttttcaaagcacaaatcctcttgttccttcctttctgcacagctatcttttttgtttgtccacactttttatttaatttgtgcatcagtccactccttattgctgcctgccatacctggctgagattactgcaggcagggagatagtagctgcctgccatacctggctgagattactgcaggcagggagatagtaattgtaggacattccctgtttttttttttttttggtgggagattaagattggcaatttggcatttctgctagagtgccatccctgtgtgtgccatctctctcacatagtgggccatagaaagccttttcatttttctgtatttttttttgtggggtgtataaattctccctgata
This region of Ranitomeya imitator isolate aRanImi1 chromosome 1, aRanImi1.pri, whole genome shotgun sequence genomic DNA includes:
- the RPIA gene encoding ribose-5-phosphate isomerase translates to MLHRRLLTTICRMTEEAKRLAGYAAVDNHVKNNQVLGIGSGSTIVHAVTRLAERVKNENLHVSCVPTSFQARQLILQNGLTLTDLERHPELDVAIDGADEVDSELNLIKGGGGCLAQEKIVAGCAKSFIVIADYRKDSKNFGDQWKKGIPIEVFPMAYVPVTKTIQQKFGGAAELRMAVSKAGPVVTDNGNFLLDWKFDKVHDWADVNTAIKMIPGVVDTGLFINMAERVYFGMEDGTVSIRDKPVH